A genomic window from Microbacterium sp. ET2 includes:
- the pdxY gene encoding pyridoxal kinase PdxY: MKILSIQSAVAYGHVGNSAAVFPLQRIGVEVLPVYTVNFSNHTGYGAWRGPLIPPADVAEVLAGVEERGVFGQIDAVLSGYQGSEGIGDVVVDAVRRVKAANPGALYACDPVMGNAKSGCFVAPAIPVLLRERVVPVADIITPNQFELGFLTDTEPLSLESTLESVEAARAMGPRTVLVTSVERPEREEGTLEMLAVDDAGAWIVQTPQLPMKANGSGDVTAALFTAHYLRTRSAGEALARTVSSVFDLLALTLESGERELQLVEAQEFYAHPRMQFSVAQVR; encoded by the coding sequence GTGAAGATCCTCTCGATCCAGTCCGCCGTCGCGTACGGCCACGTCGGCAACTCCGCGGCGGTCTTCCCGCTGCAGCGGATCGGCGTCGAGGTGCTGCCGGTCTACACCGTGAACTTCTCCAACCACACCGGATACGGCGCCTGGCGGGGTCCGCTCATTCCGCCGGCCGACGTCGCCGAGGTGCTCGCGGGCGTCGAAGAGCGTGGGGTGTTCGGGCAGATCGACGCCGTCCTGTCGGGTTACCAGGGCAGCGAGGGGATCGGCGACGTGGTCGTCGACGCCGTCCGTCGGGTCAAGGCCGCCAATCCCGGCGCGCTGTACGCGTGCGACCCGGTGATGGGGAACGCGAAGTCCGGATGCTTCGTGGCTCCCGCCATCCCCGTGCTGCTGCGCGAGCGGGTCGTCCCCGTCGCCGACATCATCACCCCGAATCAGTTCGAACTCGGCTTCCTCACCGACACCGAGCCCCTCTCCCTCGAGTCCACTCTGGAGTCGGTCGAGGCGGCGCGCGCGATGGGTCCCCGCACGGTGCTGGTCACCAGTGTCGAACGCCCCGAGCGCGAGGAGGGCACCCTGGAGATGCTGGCGGTCGACGATGCCGGCGCATGGATCGTGCAGACCCCGCAGCTGCCGATGAAGGCGAACGGATCGGGAGACGTCACCGCTGCACTCTTCACGGCCCACTACCTGCGCACTCGGAGTGCGGGCGAGGCGCTGGCGCGCACCGTGTCGAGCGTGTTCGACCTCCTGGCCCTGACCCTGGAATCCGGCGAACGCGAACTCCAGCTCGTCGAGGCGCAGGAGTTCTACGCCCACCCGCGCATGCAGTTCTCCGTCGCCCAGGTGCGCTGA
- a CDS encoding aminotransferase class I/II-fold pyridoxal phosphate-dependent enzyme, with translation MTAIDVQQAIRGTTAAEIARSIRSSIEEGILSPGDALPPVRDLAAALGVNRNTVVAAYRQLSQAALVVSRGRGGTRVADRASVPQEGFAPDTVLRDVGTGNPDPALIPDLAPALSRIAARPVLYGEPVVDAELAAWAAEWFEPDVLADEMRITVTNGAVDALERLLAQALTRDDAVALEDPCFLSALHTVRIGGYRPIAVPVDDEGMTVAGLSAALEAGARAIVCTPRAQNPTGAGMSAERAEDLRGVLAQHPYVLIVEDDHYSLLSRRPYLSLIPSGHRRWALVRSVSKFLGPDMCLALAATDPDTAERLATRLSPGTTWVSHLLQRLALAQLTDPAARKMIDHAAAHYAARNARVADLLRDAGIDAAARDGLNLWVDTGAPARGVSEQLMRRGWLARTGDEFSLRTEQPSTHLRLTVHDLDDADARALARDLSAAARAAALTEG, from the coding sequence ATGACGGCAATCGACGTGCAGCAGGCGATCCGCGGCACCACCGCAGCGGAGATCGCCCGCAGCATCCGTTCGTCGATCGAAGAGGGCATCCTCTCCCCCGGCGACGCCCTTCCCCCGGTGCGCGATCTCGCCGCAGCCCTCGGCGTCAATCGCAACACCGTCGTCGCGGCGTACCGGCAGCTCTCGCAGGCCGCGCTCGTGGTGTCCCGCGGCCGTGGCGGCACGCGGGTGGCCGACCGGGCGTCGGTGCCTCAGGAGGGCTTCGCCCCCGACACGGTCCTCCGCGACGTCGGGACCGGCAACCCCGACCCCGCCCTCATCCCCGATCTCGCGCCCGCCCTCAGCCGGATCGCTGCGCGACCGGTGCTCTACGGCGAGCCCGTCGTCGACGCCGAGCTGGCCGCGTGGGCTGCGGAGTGGTTCGAGCCCGACGTGCTCGCCGATGAGATGCGCATCACCGTCACCAACGGCGCGGTGGACGCGCTCGAACGACTCCTCGCACAGGCCCTCACCCGTGACGACGCCGTCGCCCTGGAGGACCCCTGCTTCCTCTCCGCGCTCCACACGGTGCGGATCGGCGGGTATCGGCCGATCGCCGTCCCCGTCGACGACGAGGGGATGACGGTGGCAGGACTCTCCGCGGCGCTCGAGGCCGGCGCCCGCGCGATCGTCTGCACGCCCCGTGCGCAGAACCCGACCGGGGCGGGGATGAGCGCCGAGCGCGCCGAGGATCTGCGCGGCGTGCTGGCGCAGCATCCGTATGTCCTCATCGTCGAGGACGACCACTATTCCCTTCTCTCGCGGCGTCCCTACCTGTCGCTGATCCCGTCCGGGCACCGCCGATGGGCACTGGTGCGATCGGTCTCGAAGTTCCTGGGACCCGACATGTGTCTCGCCCTCGCCGCGACCGACCCCGACACCGCCGAGCGCCTCGCCACGCGGCTGAGCCCCGGGACGACCTGGGTCAGCCATCTGCTGCAGCGGCTGGCGCTCGCGCAGCTGACCGATCCCGCGGCGCGCAAGATGATCGATCACGCGGCCGCGCACTACGCCGCGCGCAACGCCCGCGTCGCCGATCTCCTGCGCGACGCCGGGATCGACGCGGCCGCGCGCGACGGCCTGAACCTGTGGGTCGACACCGGCGCCCCCGCGCGCGGGGTGTCGGAGCAGCTGATGCGCCGCGGCTGGCTCGCCCGCACCGGAGATGAGTTCTCCCTGCGCACCGAGCAGCCGAGCACGCACCTCCGACTCACCGTCCACGATCTGGACGATGCCGACGCCCGGGCACTCGCCCGCGACCTCTCCGCCGCCGCGCGTGCCGCGGCCCTGACCGAAGGATGA
- the thrS gene encoding threonine--tRNA ligase — MRVNGEPRDLATTVGDGDDVEPITVDSPEGLSILRHSTAHVLAQAVQRISPQANLGIGPPITDGFYYDFGVDEPFTPEDLKAIEKEMQRIIREGQRFVRRVVTDEEARVELASEPFKLELIGLKGGADKTEGASVEVGAGELTIYDNVDRDGETVWKDLCRGPHVPSTRTIGNGWALQRVAGAYWRGSEKNPQLQRIYGTAWASKDDLRAYQHRLEEAAKRDHRKLGRELDLFSFPEEIGSGLSVWHPRGGIVRGEMEQHARRRHIEGGYTYVYTPHISKQDLFVQSNHLVTYKEGMFPPITLDEERDAAGVVTKAGQDYYLKPMNCPMHILIFKERARSYRDLPMRLAENGTVYRNELSGALHGLTRVRGFTQDDSHLFVTPEQLEGEATRVLEFVISMLRDFGLDDFELELSMRDDEKEKWIGSDEFWEYSTDALRNVAVASGLKLTEVPGEAAFYGPKIDLKTRDAIGRTWQLSTVQVDPNLPERFELEYTDRDGQKKRPIMIHRALFGSIERFFAILLEHYAGAFPVWLSPVQVVGVPVAEEYADYLDGIVTRLRVDGVRAEVDHSDDRMQKKIRTHTTQKVPLILIAGEQDRSAGTVSFRFRDGSQENGIAVDDAVRRIRAAIDGHLLVNTAEDFRV, encoded by the coding sequence ATGCGCGTGAACGGAGAGCCGCGAGACCTCGCGACGACCGTCGGCGACGGCGATGATGTCGAGCCCATCACCGTCGACAGCCCCGAGGGCCTGTCGATCCTCCGCCACTCGACGGCGCACGTGCTCGCCCAGGCCGTGCAGCGCATCTCGCCGCAGGCGAATCTCGGGATCGGCCCGCCGATCACCGACGGGTTCTACTACGACTTCGGCGTGGATGAGCCCTTCACCCCCGAGGACCTGAAGGCCATCGAGAAAGAGATGCAGCGCATCATCCGCGAGGGTCAGCGATTCGTCCGCCGCGTCGTCACCGACGAGGAGGCGCGGGTCGAGCTCGCGTCAGAGCCGTTCAAGCTCGAGCTCATCGGGCTCAAGGGCGGCGCCGACAAGACCGAGGGCGCATCGGTCGAGGTGGGAGCCGGGGAGCTCACCATCTACGACAACGTCGACCGCGACGGGGAGACGGTGTGGAAGGACCTCTGCCGCGGACCCCACGTGCCCAGCACCCGGACGATCGGCAACGGCTGGGCCCTGCAGCGGGTCGCCGGCGCCTACTGGCGGGGAAGTGAGAAGAACCCTCAGCTGCAGCGGATCTACGGCACCGCCTGGGCGTCGAAGGACGACCTGCGGGCCTACCAGCACCGCCTCGAGGAGGCGGCCAAGCGCGACCACCGCAAGCTCGGCCGCGAGCTCGACCTGTTCTCCTTTCCCGAAGAGATCGGGTCGGGACTGTCGGTGTGGCACCCCCGCGGCGGAATCGTCCGCGGCGAGATGGAGCAGCACGCCCGTCGACGCCACATCGAAGGCGGCTACACCTACGTCTACACCCCGCACATCTCCAAGCAGGACCTCTTCGTCCAGTCCAACCATTTGGTGACCTACAAGGAGGGCATGTTCCCACCCATCACCCTGGACGAGGAGCGCGACGCCGCGGGGGTCGTCACCAAGGCAGGGCAGGACTACTACCTGAAGCCCATGAACTGCCCGATGCACATCCTGATCTTCAAGGAGCGTGCGCGCAGCTATCGCGATCTGCCGATGCGTCTCGCCGAGAACGGGACGGTGTACCGCAACGAGCTGTCCGGAGCCTTGCACGGGCTGACACGCGTGCGCGGATTCACCCAGGACGACTCCCATCTCTTCGTCACCCCCGAGCAGCTGGAGGGGGAGGCGACCCGCGTGCTGGAGTTCGTCATCTCGATGCTCCGCGATTTCGGTCTCGACGACTTCGAACTCGAGCTGTCGATGCGCGACGACGAGAAGGAGAAGTGGATCGGCTCCGACGAGTTCTGGGAGTACTCCACCGACGCACTCCGCAACGTCGCGGTCGCCAGTGGGCTGAAGCTCACAGAGGTTCCCGGGGAAGCGGCGTTCTACGGTCCGAAGATCGACCTGAAGACCCGCGACGCGATCGGACGCACCTGGCAGCTGTCGACGGTTCAGGTCGATCCGAACCTTCCCGAGCGGTTCGAGCTCGAGTACACCGACCGTGACGGTCAGAAGAAGCGCCCGATCATGATCCACCGCGCGCTGTTCGGATCGATCGAGCGGTTCTTCGCGATCCTGCTCGAGCACTACGCCGGTGCCTTCCCGGTCTGGCTGTCGCCCGTCCAGGTCGTGGGAGTGCCGGTCGCGGAGGAGTACGCCGACTACCTCGACGGGATCGTCACGCGCCTGCGCGTCGACGGGGTCCGCGCCGAGGTCGATCACAGCGACGACCGGATGCAGAAGAAGATCCGCACCCACACCACGCAGAAGGTGCCGCTGATCCTCATCGCCGGCGAGCAGGACCGCTCGGCGGGGACGGTCTCGTTCCGGTTCCGAGACGGCAGCCAGGAGAACGGCATCGCCGTGGATGACGCGGTCCGGCGCATCCGCGCGGCGATCGACGGCCACCTGCTCGTGAACACCGCCGAGGACTTCCGTGTCTGA
- the ruvC gene encoding crossover junction endodeoxyribonuclease RuvC, with protein MATFRVLGVDPGLTRCGIGVVDVAADRSARLVHVGVLRTEPGAPIEHRLAALAAGLREVVRAHDPAAVAVERVFAQHNRQTVMGTAQASGIALLVAGEAGIPAATHTPTEVKAAVTGYGAADKRQVQTMVARVLRLDALPQPADAADALALALCHAWRRGAAAGPAAGALTPAQQRWADAERLARR; from the coding sequence GTGGCCACCTTCCGCGTTCTCGGCGTCGACCCGGGTCTGACCCGATGCGGGATCGGCGTGGTCGACGTCGCGGCCGACCGCAGTGCACGTCTGGTGCATGTGGGCGTCCTGCGCACCGAGCCGGGCGCGCCGATCGAGCACCGTCTCGCAGCCCTGGCTGCGGGGCTGCGCGAGGTCGTCAGAGCTCACGATCCCGCGGCCGTCGCCGTCGAGCGGGTGTTCGCGCAGCACAACCGGCAGACGGTGATGGGAACGGCCCAGGCCAGCGGTATCGCCCTGCTCGTGGCGGGGGAGGCGGGCATCCCCGCGGCCACACACACCCCGACCGAGGTCAAGGCGGCGGTCACCGGGTACGGGGCGGCCGACAAGCGGCAGGTGCAGACGATGGTCGCTCGCGTGCTGCGTCTGGACGCCCTGCCCCAGCCCGCCGACGCGGCGGATGCGCTCGCGCTGGCACTGTGTCACGCGTGGCGGCGCGGCGCCGCCGCCGGACCCGCTGCCGGGGCACTCACGCCGGCGCAGCAGCGGTGGGCCGACGCCGAGCGACTCGCCCGTCGCTGA
- the pdxS gene encoding pyridoxal 5'-phosphate synthase lyase subunit PdxS, with translation MSTPTTGSDRVKRGLAEMLKGGVIMDVVTAEQARIAEDAGAVAVMALERVPADIRAQGGVSRMSDPDMIDSIIDAVSIPVMAKARIGHFVEAQVLQELGVDYIDESEVLSPADYVNHIDKWRFTVPFVCGATNLGEALRRITEGAAMIRSKGEAGTGDVSEAMKHIRRIRGEIAALTSLPKDELYVAAKELQAPYELVAEIAETGRLPVVLFVAGGVATPADAAMMMQLGADGVFVGSGIFKSGNPAERAAAIVKATTFFDDPKVIAEVSRGLGEAMVGINVSDLPAPHRLAERGW, from the coding sequence ATGAGCACACCGACGACCGGATCCGACCGGGTCAAGCGCGGGCTCGCCGAGATGCTGAAGGGCGGCGTGATCATGGACGTGGTCACCGCCGAGCAGGCCCGCATCGCCGAGGACGCCGGCGCCGTGGCCGTCATGGCCCTCGAGCGGGTGCCCGCCGACATCCGGGCCCAGGGCGGTGTGTCGCGCATGAGCGACCCCGACATGATCGACAGCATCATCGACGCCGTCTCCATCCCCGTCATGGCCAAGGCGCGCATCGGGCATTTCGTGGAGGCTCAGGTGCTGCAGGAGCTCGGCGTCGACTACATCGACGAGTCGGAGGTGCTCTCGCCCGCCGACTACGTCAACCACATCGACAAGTGGAGGTTCACGGTGCCGTTCGTGTGCGGCGCGACGAACCTGGGCGAGGCGTTGCGGCGCATCACGGAGGGCGCCGCGATGATCCGCTCGAAGGGCGAGGCGGGCACGGGAGACGTCTCGGAGGCGATGAAGCACATCCGCAGGATCCGCGGCGAGATCGCCGCGCTCACCTCGCTTCCGAAAGATGAGCTGTACGTCGCCGCGAAGGAGCTCCAGGCTCCGTACGAGCTGGTGGCCGAGATCGCCGAGACCGGCCGCCTCCCCGTGGTGCTCTTCGTCGCAGGCGGCGTCGCGACGCCGGCCGACGCGGCGATGATGATGCAGCTCGGCGCCGACGGTGTCTTCGTCGGCTCAGGCATCTTCAAGTCGGGAAACCCGGCCGAGCGTGCGGCGGCCATCGTCAAGGCGACCACCTTCTTCGACGACCCGAAGGTCATCGCCGAGGTCTCGCGCGGACTCGGGGAGGCCATGGTCGGCATCAACGTCTCCGATCTCCCGGCTCCTCACCGCCTCGCCGAACGTGGCTGGTAG
- a CDS encoding HIT family protein: MSDSVRGGDGLVAAAELAGVPDEFQRLWTPHRMAYIQAGPEPLREECPFDEAPRKSDEDGLIVFRGETAYVLLNLFPYNSGHLLVCPYRHIATYDEATAEEVAEIGALTQTAMRVLRQVSRCDGFNIGMNQGAVAGAGVAAHLHQHIVPRWATDANFFPIIAKTKALPQLLGEVRVAIADAWPA; the protein is encoded by the coding sequence GTGTCTGACTCCGTCCGCGGCGGCGACGGCCTCGTCGCCGCCGCGGAGCTCGCCGGCGTCCCCGATGAGTTCCAGCGGCTGTGGACGCCGCATCGGATGGCGTACATCCAGGCAGGTCCCGAGCCGCTGCGCGAGGAGTGCCCCTTCGACGAGGCGCCGCGAAAGTCCGACGAGGACGGGCTCATCGTCTTCCGCGGGGAGACGGCGTACGTCCTGCTGAATCTCTTCCCATACAACTCCGGGCATCTCCTGGTCTGTCCCTACCGGCACATCGCGACCTACGACGAGGCGACCGCTGAGGAGGTGGCCGAGATCGGCGCGCTCACCCAGACGGCGATGCGGGTGCTCCGGCAGGTCTCGCGCTGCGACGGGTTCAACATCGGGATGAACCAGGGCGCCGTTGCCGGCGCGGGGGTGGCCGCGCACCTGCACCAGCACATCGTGCCGCGATGGGCGACCGATGCGAACTTCTTCCCGATCATCGCCAAGACGAAGGCCCTCCCGCAGCTTCTCGGCGAGGTACGCGTCGCCATCGCCGACGCCTGGCCCGCCTGA
- the pdxT gene encoding pyridoxal 5'-phosphate synthase glutaminase subunit PdxT, whose product MAGRPRVGILSLQGDVREHARVLADLGAEVALVRRPAELSAVDGLVLPGGESSTIDKLSRAFGMQEPIRRAIADGMPVFGTCAGLILLADRLEDGIEGQQTFGGLDATVKRNAFGGQVESFETELTVDGLAGPPVRAAFIRAPSVTEVGPAAHALAALDDGRVVAVEQGSLLGIAFHPEVSGETRFHRRFLDHVAERA is encoded by the coding sequence GTGGCTGGTAGGCCGCGCGTCGGCATCCTCTCCCTGCAGGGGGACGTGCGCGAGCACGCGCGGGTTCTGGCCGATCTCGGCGCGGAGGTCGCCCTGGTCCGCCGGCCGGCGGAGCTGTCGGCCGTGGACGGGCTCGTGCTCCCCGGGGGCGAGTCCAGCACGATCGACAAGCTCTCGCGGGCGTTCGGCATGCAGGAGCCGATCCGCCGGGCGATCGCGGACGGGATGCCGGTCTTCGGCACGTGCGCGGGACTCATCCTCCTCGCCGATCGCCTGGAGGACGGGATCGAAGGGCAGCAGACCTTCGGAGGGCTCGACGCGACGGTCAAGCGGAACGCCTTCGGCGGGCAGGTGGAGTCGTTCGAGACGGAGCTGACGGTCGACGGTCTCGCTGGGCCGCCGGTGCGCGCCGCCTTCATCCGCGCGCCTTCGGTGACCGAGGTCGGCCCGGCCGCCCACGCGCTCGCCGCACTCGACGACGGTCGAGTCGTCGCGGTCGAGCAGGGGTCGCTGCTGGGGATCGCGTTCCACCCCGAGGTCTCGGGGGAGACCAGGTTCCATCGGCGGTTCCTCGACCACGTCGCCGAGCGGGCCTGA
- a CDS encoding pyridoxal phosphate-dependent decarboxylase family protein encodes MDERSAALDAAHDAARDFLATLPDRPVWPRAGIEEMTAVFGGPLPHSGRPAADVIRDLAARADPGLVAIPGGRFFGFVIGGTLPAALAADWLVSAWDQNSGTSAMTTATVALERVAGDWLLEILDLPRGASVGFVTGAQVSNFVCLSVARHALLRRRGWDFTRRGFAGSPPVRLVVGRDRHGSIDRAARFLGLGEADTVVVDSDDDGRMRPDALARALDAAPADAATIVCLQAGEVHSGAFDPFAELVPIARSQGAWVHIDGAFGLWAAASPRLRALTWGVDAADSWTTDAHKTLNVPYDCGMAIVRDPADSIAMFRAGGDYLMYTGFDPWDVTPELSRRARGVPVWAALASLGREGVEALVDRLHANARRLERGLRAIPGVTVVCAPDFTQVMFRLDDDDATQELGRAILQEGTAALTGARWRGRAVLRCSMSSWVTGDDDIDLTLAAIARLTSPAAV; translated from the coding sequence ATGGATGAGCGCAGCGCGGCGCTGGACGCCGCTCATGACGCGGCGCGGGACTTCCTGGCGACCCTGCCCGATCGCCCCGTCTGGCCCCGGGCGGGCATCGAGGAGATGACGGCGGTGTTCGGCGGCCCGCTCCCCCACAGCGGCCGGCCCGCCGCGGACGTCATCCGGGATCTCGCTGCCCGCGCCGACCCCGGCCTGGTCGCGATCCCGGGCGGGCGCTTCTTCGGTTTCGTCATCGGCGGCACCCTGCCGGCGGCGCTCGCCGCCGACTGGCTGGTGTCGGCCTGGGACCAGAACTCCGGCACGAGCGCCATGACCACCGCGACCGTCGCGCTCGAGCGCGTTGCGGGCGACTGGCTGCTGGAGATCCTCGATCTCCCGCGCGGCGCCTCGGTGGGGTTCGTCACCGGAGCGCAGGTGTCGAACTTCGTCTGCCTCTCCGTCGCACGTCACGCGCTCCTGCGACGCCGCGGCTGGGACTTCACCCGTCGAGGATTCGCCGGATCGCCGCCGGTTCGCCTCGTGGTCGGTCGCGACCGCCACGGTTCGATCGATCGTGCCGCGCGCTTCCTCGGGCTGGGCGAGGCCGACACCGTCGTCGTCGATTCCGACGACGACGGCAGGATGCGCCCGGACGCGCTCGCGCGAGCGCTGGACGCGGCTCCGGCGGATGCGGCGACGATCGTCTGCCTGCAGGCGGGCGAAGTGCACTCGGGGGCGTTCGACCCGTTCGCCGAGCTCGTCCCCATCGCGAGATCGCAGGGCGCGTGGGTCCATATCGACGGCGCCTTCGGTCTGTGGGCGGCCGCGTCACCGCGCCTGCGCGCCCTCACCTGGGGTGTGGACGCCGCCGATTCCTGGACGACCGATGCCCACAAGACCTTGAACGTCCCCTACGACTGCGGCATGGCGATCGTCCGGGATCCGGCCGACTCGATAGCTATGTTCCGGGCCGGTGGGGACTACCTCATGTACACCGGGTTCGACCCGTGGGATGTCACACCCGAACTGTCTCGACGAGCTCGCGGCGTCCCCGTGTGGGCGGCCCTGGCATCGCTCGGCAGGGAGGGCGTGGAAGCCCTCGTCGACCGGCTGCACGCGAACGCCCGCAGGCTGGAACGGGGCCTCCGCGCCATCCCGGGGGTGACGGTGGTCTGCGCGCCGGACTTCACCCAGGTGATGTTCCGACTGGATGACGACGACGCGACCCAGGAGCTCGGGCGCGCCATCCTTCAGGAGGGAACGGCAGCCCTGACAGGAGCGCGCTGGCGCGGACGGGCGGTGCTGCGCTGCTCGATGTCGTCGTGGGTGACCGGCGACGACGACATCGACCTCACCCTCGCCGCGATCGCCCGCCTGACCTCGCCCGCGGCGGTCTGA
- a CDS encoding SLC13 family permease, whose amino-acid sequence MKTWMLGLGLLAAGAVALVTGVLPASDLLAVGDRVWSILLFVVAITVVAELAATAGVFDVAAGALSRLARGRTLLLWMLVVSLAAGVTVFLSLDTTAVLLTPVVLAVARSHRLDPLPFAVATVWLANTASLLLPISNLTNLLAVDGISGGDILGFVRLLWPAALVSIALSVALLFLVFRRRLRGRHDASAPPLITDRVQLRVAAIIVIVLLPSLVSGIPPWMPASVAALALVVLFAWRSPRRLQISLVPWSLLVFVSGLFVAVAALEALGALEPLEALIGPGDSALSLAGIAGTGAVAANLANNLPAYLLLESAADDPVRLAALLIGVNAGPLVTPWASLATLLWHARIVAAGVTLSWGRYALLGLVGAPLIVGGAVLALAATTV is encoded by the coding sequence GTGAAGACCTGGATGCTGGGCCTCGGGCTCCTCGCCGCGGGTGCGGTGGCGCTGGTGACCGGTGTCCTCCCGGCATCCGATCTTCTCGCCGTCGGCGACCGGGTCTGGAGCATCCTGCTGTTCGTCGTGGCCATCACCGTGGTGGCCGAGCTCGCCGCGACAGCCGGGGTCTTCGATGTCGCCGCCGGCGCGCTCTCCCGGCTTGCTCGAGGCAGGACCCTGCTGCTGTGGATGCTCGTGGTGAGCCTCGCGGCCGGAGTCACCGTCTTCCTCTCCCTCGACACCACCGCGGTGCTGCTGACGCCGGTCGTCCTCGCGGTCGCGCGTTCGCATCGTCTCGACCCGCTCCCCTTCGCGGTGGCGACGGTGTGGCTCGCCAACACCGCCTCGCTGCTCCTGCCGATCTCCAACCTCACGAACCTGCTCGCGGTGGACGGGATCTCCGGCGGCGACATCCTCGGCTTCGTGCGCCTGCTGTGGCCGGCGGCGCTCGTGTCGATCGCCCTCTCGGTGGCGCTGCTCTTCCTCGTCTTCCGCCGACGGCTCCGTGGGCGCCACGATGCCTCGGCGCCTCCGCTGATCACCGATCGCGTGCAACTGCGGGTGGCGGCGATCATCGTGATCGTGCTGCTGCCGTCCCTCGTCAGCGGCATCCCGCCCTGGATGCCGGCGAGCGTGGCCGCCCTCGCGCTGGTGGTGCTCTTCGCCTGGCGGTCGCCCCGGCGGTTGCAGATCTCGCTCGTGCCGTGGTCGCTGCTGGTCTTCGTCTCGGGCCTGTTCGTCGCCGTCGCGGCGCTCGAGGCGCTCGGAGCTCTCGAGCCGCTGGAGGCGCTCATCGGCCCCGGCGACTCGGCGCTGTCACTGGCCGGGATCGCCGGGACCGGAGCCGTGGCGGCGAATCTCGCCAACAACCTCCCCGCCTACCTCCTGCTCGAATCCGCCGCCGACGATCCGGTGCGCCTGGCCGCCCTGTTGATCGGCGTGAACGCCGGCCCCCTCGTCACCCCCTGGGCGTCGCTGGCGACCCTGCTGTGGCATGCCCGGATCGTCGCGGCGGGAGTGACGCTGTCTTGGGGGCGCTATGCGCTCCTCGGACTCGTCGGCGCACCGCTCATCGTCGGCGGCGCGGTGCTGGCACTGGCCGCGACCACCGTCTAG
- a CDS encoding YebC/PmpR family DNA-binding transcriptional regulator, with product MSGHSKWATTKHKKAVIDARRAKSFAKLIKNIEVAAKIGGADLSGNPTLYDAVQKAKKTSVPNDNIDRAIKRGAGIGGEAVEYTSIMYEGYGPNGVALMIECLTDNRNRAAAEVRTALSRNGGNLADPGSVAYNFTRKGVIVVPGEGTSEDDVMLAVLDAGAEEVEPHGQGYAVITEASELVSVRTALQDAGIDYDSADVEFVPNLKVEVDADTARKVFRLIDALEDSDDVQNVFSNLDLTPEVQAELEAED from the coding sequence ATGTCCGGCCACTCCAAGTGGGCGACCACCAAGCACAAGAAGGCCGTCATCGACGCCCGCCGTGCGAAGTCGTTCGCCAAACTCATCAAGAACATCGAGGTCGCCGCCAAGATCGGCGGCGCCGACCTCTCCGGCAACCCCACGCTGTACGACGCGGTGCAGAAGGCGAAGAAGACCTCCGTCCCCAACGACAACATCGACCGTGCCATCAAGCGCGGCGCGGGAATCGGGGGCGAAGCGGTCGAGTACACCTCGATCATGTACGAGGGCTACGGCCCCAACGGCGTGGCGCTCATGATCGAGTGTCTGACCGACAACCGCAATCGTGCCGCCGCCGAGGTGCGCACTGCCCTCTCGCGCAACGGCGGCAACCTCGCCGACCCCGGCAGCGTCGCGTACAATTTCACCCGCAAGGGCGTGATCGTCGTCCCCGGCGAGGGGACGAGCGAGGACGACGTCATGCTGGCCGTCCTCGACGCCGGTGCCGAGGAGGTCGAGCCCCACGGCCAGGGATACGCCGTCATCACCGAGGCGAGCGAGCTGGTGTCGGTGCGCACCGCCCTCCAGGACGCGGGGATTGACTACGACTCCGCCGACGTCGAGTTCGTCCCCAACCTCAAGGTGGAGGTCGACGCCGACACGGCTCGCAAGGTCTTCCGGCTGATCGACGCGCTCGAGGACAGCGACGACGTGCAGAACGTCTTCAGCAACCTCGATCTGACCCCCGAGGTTCAGGCCGAGCTCGAAGCGGAGGACTGA